The Streptomyces avermitilis MA-4680 = NBRC 14893 genome contains a region encoding:
- a CDS encoding polyribonucleotide nucleotidyltransferase — protein sequence MENETHYAEAVIDNGSFGTRTIRFETGRLAKQAAGSAVAYLDDDTMVLSATTASKKPKENLDFFPLTVDVEERMYAAGKIPGSFFRREGRPSEDAILTCRLIDRPLRPSFKKGLRNEIQVVATIMALNPDHLYDVVAINAASASTQLAGLPFSGPIGGVRVALINGQWVAFPTHTELEDAVFDMVVAGRALEDGDVAIMMVEAEATEKTIQLVAGGAEAPTEEVVAAGLDAAKPFIKVLCKAQADLAAKAAKPTGEFPVFLDYQDDVLEALTAAVKSELSQALTIAGKQDREAELDRVKEIAAEKLLPQFEGREKEISAAYRSLTKSLVRERVIKDKVRIDGRGVTDIRTLAAEVEAIPRVHGSALFERGETQILGVTTLNMLRMEQQLDTLSPVTRKRYMHNYNFPPYSVGETGRVGSPKRREIGHGALAERAIVPVLPTREEFPYAIRQVSEALGSNGSTSMGSVCASTMSLLNAGVPLKAPVAGIAMGLISQEINGETHYVALTDILGAEDAFGDMDFKVAGTKEFVTALQLDTKLDGIPASVLAAALKQARDARLHILDVMMEAIDTPDEMSPNAPRIITVKIPVDKIGEVIGPKGKMINQIQEDTGAEITIEDDGTIYIGAQVGSQAEAARATINGIANPTMPEVGERYLGTVVKTTTFGAFVSLLPGKDGLLHISQIRKLAGGKRVENVEDVLGVGAKVQVEIAEIDSRGKLSLIPVVEGEGDDEKKDDTDK from the coding sequence GTGGAGAACGAGACCCACTACGCCGAGGCCGTCATTGACAACGGTTCCTTCGGCACCCGCACCATCCGCTTCGAGACGGGCCGCCTGGCCAAGCAGGCCGCCGGCTCCGCCGTCGCGTACCTGGACGACGACACCATGGTGCTGTCGGCCACCACCGCCTCCAAGAAGCCCAAGGAAAATCTCGACTTCTTCCCCCTCACGGTGGACGTCGAGGAGCGGATGTACGCCGCCGGCAAGATCCCCGGCAGCTTCTTCCGCCGCGAGGGCCGTCCCTCCGAGGACGCGATCCTCACCTGTCGCCTGATCGACCGCCCGCTGCGCCCGTCCTTCAAGAAGGGCCTGCGCAACGAGATCCAGGTCGTCGCGACGATCATGGCGCTCAACCCCGACCACCTGTACGACGTCGTCGCGATCAACGCCGCGTCCGCGTCCACGCAGCTGGCCGGCCTGCCCTTCTCCGGCCCGATCGGCGGCGTCCGCGTCGCGCTGATCAACGGCCAGTGGGTCGCGTTCCCGACGCACACCGAGCTCGAGGACGCCGTCTTCGACATGGTCGTCGCGGGCCGCGCCCTGGAGGACGGCGACGTCGCGATCATGATGGTCGAGGCCGAGGCCACCGAGAAGACCATCCAGTTGGTCGCGGGCGGCGCCGAGGCGCCGACCGAGGAGGTCGTCGCCGCCGGTCTGGACGCCGCGAAGCCCTTCATCAAGGTGCTCTGCAAGGCTCAGGCCGACCTCGCCGCGAAGGCCGCCAAGCCGACCGGCGAGTTCCCGGTCTTCCTCGACTACCAGGACGACGTCCTGGAGGCCCTGACCGCCGCGGTCAAGAGCGAGCTCTCCCAGGCGCTCACCATCGCCGGAAAGCAGGACCGCGAGGCCGAGCTGGACCGCGTCAAGGAGATCGCCGCCGAGAAGCTGCTCCCGCAGTTCGAGGGTCGCGAGAAGGAGATCTCCGCCGCGTACCGCTCGCTGACCAAGTCCCTGGTGCGCGAGCGCGTCATCAAGGACAAGGTCCGCATCGACGGCCGAGGCGTCACGGACATCCGTACGCTCGCCGCCGAGGTCGAGGCCATCCCGCGTGTGCACGGCTCGGCGCTGTTCGAGCGTGGTGAGACCCAGATCCTGGGCGTCACCACCCTGAACATGCTCCGTATGGAGCAGCAGCTGGACACCCTCTCCCCGGTGACCCGCAAGCGCTACATGCACAACTACAACTTCCCGCCGTACTCCGTCGGCGAGACCGGCCGCGTCGGCTCCCCGAAGCGCCGCGAGATCGGCCACGGCGCGCTCGCCGAGCGCGCGATCGTGCCGGTCCTGCCGACGCGCGAGGAGTTCCCGTACGCGATCCGTCAGGTGTCCGAGGCCCTCGGCTCCAACGGATCGACGTCCATGGGCTCGGTCTGCGCCTCCACCATGTCGCTGCTGAACGCCGGTGTGCCGCTGAAGGCCCCCGTCGCCGGTATCGCCATGGGCCTGATCTCCCAGGAGATCAACGGCGAGACGCACTACGTCGCCCTCACCGACATCCTCGGTGCGGAGGACGCCTTCGGCGACATGGACTTCAAGGTCGCCGGCACCAAGGAGTTCGTGACCGCCCTCCAGCTCGACACCAAGCTGGACGGCATCCCGGCCTCCGTCCTGGCCGCGGCCCTCAAGCAGGCCCGCGACGCCCGCCTCCACATCCTCGACGTGATGATGGAAGCGATCGACACGCCGGACGAGATGTCCCCGAACGCCCCGCGGATCATCACCGTCAAGATCCCCGTGGACAAGATCGGTGAGGTCATCGGCCCCAAGGGCAAGATGATCAACCAGATCCAGGAGGACACCGGCGCCGAGATCACGATCGAGGACGACGGCACCATCTACATCGGTGCCCAGGTCGGCTCGCAGGCCGAGGCCGCCCGCGCCACGATCAACGGCATCGCCAACCCGACCATGCCGGAGGTCGGCGAGCGCTACCTGGGCACGGTCGTCAAGACGACCACCTTCGGTGCGTTCGTGTCGCTGCTCCCGGGCAAGGACGGTCTGCTGCACATCTCGCAGATCCGCAAGCTCGCCGGCGGCAAGCGCGTGGAGAACGTCGAGGACGTGCTCGGTGTGGGCGCCAAGGTCCAGGTCGAGATCGCCGAGATCGACTCCCGCGGCAAGCTCTCCCTCATCCCCGTGGTCGAGGGCGAAGGCGACGACGAGAAGAAGGACGACACCGACAAGTGA
- the rpsO gene encoding 30S ribosomal protein S15, with translation MSLDAATKKQIITEFGTKEGDTGSPEVQVAMLSRRISDLTEHLKTHKHDHHSRRGLLILVGQRRRLLQYLAKKDIQRFRALVDRLGIRRGAAGAK, from the coding sequence GTGTCGCTCGACGCCGCTACGAAGAAGCAGATCATCACCGAGTTCGGTACCAAGGAGGGCGACACCGGCTCCCCCGAGGTCCAGGTCGCCATGCTCTCGCGCCGGATCTCGGACCTGACCGAGCACCTCAAGACCCACAAGCACGACCACCACTCCCGTCGTGGTCTGCTGATCCTGGTCGGTCAGCGTCGCCGCCTGCTGCAGTACCTGGCCAAGAAGGACATCCAGCGCTTCCGTGCGCTGGTCGACCGCCTGGGCATCCGCCGCGGTGCGGCGGGCGCCAAGTAA
- a CDS encoding PQQ-binding-like beta-propeller repeat protein, producing the protein MRILGAAAAAVAVLCAGIWGLSHTPSDQRPTASRQDPDAIRETVERRPATPEGATAVTRRAKGVKAGQTIEATGTWATGKVFAKTLGNRITGFKIATNKEAWKIGFPGAVCAATPHVTVDGRTAVAFSGEATRTDPSGGVMSGPCDEIAMFDIDTGKRLWHVKLPEKELVPATVTMTRGKVIASWKDGSAAYAMADGKLLWSHVPGAVCGDSGYAGGKALVRLVKCGNADNRRFRVEGTNPRTGKSLWTYQVDPGVQDVRLVSSSPVVIAVAAGAPEITDLISLSDRGTVRASLSVPGQRYVTKCATDITGPVETCEAVVVGDRQLYVATQGRDYVAGSAHGQVANEIVAFDLATGKSVRKFDAKVGRPMYPVRMSGDRLIAYRSSVSRYAPSAAVSIDTASGKETLLLLFGTDGMSFFDYLDVRYEHGRIFFAATTIDGPVNKDGEGESEWLADGFETSG; encoded by the coding sequence GTGCCGCGGCGGCCGCTGTCGCGGTGCTCTGCGCGGGAATCTGGGGACTTTCCCACACCCCCTCCGACCAGCGCCCGACGGCCTCCCGGCAAGATCCCGACGCCATCCGGGAGACGGTCGAGCGGCGCCCGGCGACGCCGGAAGGGGCGACAGCGGTCACGCGCCGCGCCAAGGGCGTCAAGGCGGGCCAGACCATCGAGGCCACGGGTACCTGGGCGACCGGCAAGGTCTTCGCGAAGACCCTGGGCAACCGCATCACCGGGTTCAAGATCGCGACCAACAAGGAAGCGTGGAAAATCGGCTTCCCCGGCGCTGTCTGCGCCGCCACCCCACACGTCACCGTGGACGGCCGTACCGCCGTGGCCTTCTCGGGCGAGGCGACCAGAACCGACCCGAGCGGTGGGGTCATGAGCGGCCCCTGCGACGAGATCGCCATGTTCGACATCGACACGGGCAAGCGGCTGTGGCACGTCAAGCTGCCCGAGAAGGAACTTGTGCCCGCCACCGTCACCATGACGCGCGGAAAGGTCATCGCCTCCTGGAAGGACGGCTCGGCGGCGTACGCCATGGCCGACGGGAAGCTGCTCTGGTCGCATGTGCCCGGGGCGGTCTGCGGGGACAGCGGGTACGCCGGGGGCAAGGCCCTCGTGCGCCTCGTCAAGTGCGGGAACGCGGACAACAGGCGGTTCCGGGTGGAGGGGACGAACCCCAGGACCGGGAAGTCACTGTGGACCTACCAGGTGGACCCCGGGGTCCAGGACGTCCGTCTGGTCTCCTCGTCCCCCGTCGTCATCGCCGTCGCGGCGGGCGCCCCCGAGATCACCGACCTCATCTCCCTCAGCGACCGGGGCACGGTCCGCGCCTCGCTCTCGGTGCCCGGCCAGAGGTACGTCACCAAGTGCGCCACGGACATCACGGGCCCGGTCGAGACCTGCGAGGCCGTGGTGGTCGGGGACCGGCAGCTGTACGTCGCCACCCAGGGGCGCGACTACGTCGCGGGGAGCGCCCACGGCCAGGTGGCCAACGAGATCGTCGCCTTCGACCTGGCCACCGGGAAGAGCGTCCGGAAGTTCGACGCCAAGGTCGGCCGCCCCATGTACCCCGTCCGGATGAGCGGGGACAGACTCATCGCCTACCGGTCTTCCGTCTCCAGATACGCGCCCAGCGCCGCCGTGAGCATCGACACCGCGTCGGGGAAGGAGACGCTGCTCCTGCTCTTCGGCACCGACGGCATGTCGTTCTTCGACTACCTGGACGTCCGCTACGAGCACGGCCGCATCTTCTTCGCCGCCACCACCATCGACGGGCCGGTGAACAAGGACGGCGAAGGGGAGAGCGAATGGCTCGCCGACGGGTTCGAGACCAGCGGCTGA